A section of the Tenrec ecaudatus isolate mTenEca1 chromosome 15, mTenEca1.hap1, whole genome shotgun sequence genome encodes:
- the SOCS6 gene encoding suppressor of cytokine signaling 6, whose protein sequence is MKKISLKTFRKSFNLNKSKDDADFMVVPQRSLASDFGKEDSLFGSCYGKEMASSDLQDDDEKSGKNRAKSESLMGTLKRRLSAKQKPRGKGAGTSGGTADEDTFSSASAPIVFKDARAQRPMRSTSLRSHHYSPTPWPLRPTASEETCVKVEVRVKALVHAAGPGPALNGVRKDLHAPPEPAGSNPTGSPHAADLRLQLDDRVPVALGLVSQAYLQYTVPLDDGMYPLESSPPFCLDGSSPMEVSAVPVPGGGGTLPPPSPDADCGEPDLGAGLGAFAEPPVGGLLVGTTGVPLQSPCAGPEDVPPLSPLLPPMQSHPIQRNFSSLAGPDGHLPDSVRCHLNFDPNSAPGVARVYDSVQSSGPLVVTSLTEELKKLAKQGWYWGPITRWEAEGKLASVPDGSFLVRDSSDDRYLLSLSFRSHGKTLHTRIEHSNGRFSFYEQPDVEGHTSIVDLIEHSIRDSENGAFCYSRSRLPGSATYPVRLTNPVSRFMQVRSLQYLCRFVIRQYTRIDLIQKLPLPNKMKDYLQEKHY, encoded by the coding sequence ATGAAGAAGATCAGTCTGAAAACCTTCCGGAAATCCTTTAACTTGAACAAAAGCAAAGACGACGCTGATTTTATGGTGGTCCCGCAGCGCTCTCTGGCCAGCGACTTCGGGAAGGAGGACTCGCTCTTTGGCAGCTGCTACGGCAAAGAGATGGCCAGCAGCGACCTGCAGGATGACGACGAGAAGAGCGGCAAGAACCGGGCCAAGAGCGAGAGCCTCATGGGCACCCTCAAGAGGCGGCTGTCAGCCAAGCAGAAGCCCCGGGGCAAGGGCGCCGGCACCTCGGGGGGCACGGCCGATGAAGACACCTTCTCCTCTGCATCGGCGCCCATTGTCTTCAAGGATGCACGCGCACAGAGGCCCATGCGTTCCACGTCGCTGCGCTCCCACCACTACAGTCCCACGCCCTGGCCACTGCGGCCCACCGCCTCGGAGGAGACCTGCGTCAAGGTGGAGGTGCGGGTGAAGGCATTGGTGCACGCAGCTGGGCCCGGCCCGGCCCTGAACGGTGTGCGCAAGGACCTGCACGCACCCCCGGAGCCCGCAGGGTCCAACCCGACGGGCAGCCCACACGCTGCTGACCTGCGCCTGCAGCTAGACGACCGCGTGCCAGTTGCGCTCGGCCTGGTGTCTCAGGCCTACCTCCAGTACACTGTGCCTTTAGACGACGGGATGTACCCGCTCGAGAGCTCGCCGCCCTTCTGCCTGGATGGCTCCTCGCCCATGGAGGTCTCCGCTGTGCCCGTGCCCGGGGGAGGCGGCACGCTGCCGCCGCCCTCGCCAGACGCTGACTGCGGGGAGCCGGACCTGGGTGCAGGCCTGGGTGCCTTTGCCGAGCCGCCTGTGGGCGGCCTACTGGTGGGCACCACGGGTGTGCCGCTGCAGAGCCCCTGTGCTGGGCCCGAGGACGTTCCCCCACTATCCCCCTTGCTACCTCCCATGCAGAGCCATCCGATCCAAAGGAACTTCAGCAGCCTGGCCGGGCCTGATGGCCACTTGCCGGACAGCGTGCGCTGCCACTTGAATTTCGACCCCAACTCCGCCCCCGGGGTGGCCAGGGTCTATGACTCGGTGCAGAGCAGTGGGCCGCTGGTGGTGACCAGCCTGACAGAGGAGCTCAAGAAGCTGGCAAAGCAGGGCTGGTACTGGGGGCCGATCACCCGCTGGGAGGCCGAGGGGAAGCTGGCCAGCGTGCCCGACGGCTCCTTCCTGGTCCGGGACAGCTCAGACGACAGGTACCTGCTCAGCCTGAGCTTCCGTTCCCATGGCAAGACCCTGCACACGAGGATCGAGCACTCCAACGGCAGGTTCAGCTTTTACGAGCAGCCCGACGTGGAAGGGCACACGTCCATCGTGGACCTCATCGAGCACTCTATCCGGGACTCAGAAAACGGCGCCTTCTGCTACTCGCGGTCGCGCCTGCCGGGCTCAGCCACCTACCCGGTGCGGCTGACCAACCCGGTGTCGCGGTTCATGCAGGTACGCTCGCTGCAGTACCTGTGCCGCTTCGTGATCCGCCAGTACACTCGCATAGACCTGATCCAGAAACTGCCATTGCCTAACAAAATGAAGGACTACCTGCAGGAGAAGCACTACTGA